Proteins co-encoded in one Armatimonadota bacterium genomic window:
- the folP gene encoding dihydropteroate synthase — translation MLKTVRELTYGRYRLRLGERTLVMGILNVTPDSFSGDGLLRHPDPVEAALSRAQDMVAAGADLLDVGGESTRPGADPVPLEEELRRVIPVIEALSTAVDVPISVDTQKSEVARRALRAGAWMVNDTSALRADPEMVRVVAEFGCPVVLMHMKGTPKDMQRDPRYGDVVGEVRAFLAERIAFAQRHGIPRERIVVDPGFGFGKRPEHNLEVVRRLAELQTLECPILIGPSRKSTIGRILQGAPPRERVEGTIALCVLSAAAGADLVRVHDVQAVVRAMRVADAVLRGWRDPEV, via the coding sequence ATGCTCAAAACCGTGCGGGAGCTCACTTACGGCCGGTACCGGTTGCGGTTGGGGGAGCGGACCCTTGTGATGGGGATCCTGAACGTGACCCCGGATTCCTTCAGCGGGGACGGCCTGCTTCGTCACCCCGATCCCGTGGAGGCCGCCCTGAGCCGGGCACAGGACATGGTGGCCGCGGGCGCGGATCTCCTGGACGTGGGCGGTGAGTCCACCCGGCCCGGTGCGGACCCGGTGCCCCTAGAGGAGGAGCTCCGGCGGGTAATCCCCGTGATCGAGGCTCTCTCCACGGCCGTGGACGTCCCCATTAGCGTGGACACCCAGAAGTCCGAGGTGGCCCGGAGGGCGCTCCGGGCGGGGGCGTGGATGGTGAACGACACGAGCGCCCTCCGGGCGGACCCCGAGATGGTCCGGGTGGTGGCGGAGTTCGGGTGCCCCGTGGTCCTCATGCACATGAAGGGGACCCCGAAGGACATGCAGCGGGATCCCCGGTACGGGGACGTTGTGGGGGAGGTCCGGGCGTTCCTCGCGGAGCGCATCGCCTTCGCGCAGCGCCACGGCATCCCCCGGGAACGCATCGTGGTCGATCCGGGGTTCGGATTCGGCAAGCGGCCCGAGCACAATCTGGAGGTGGTCCGGCGCCTTGCGGAGCTGCAGACCCTGGAGTGTCCCATCCTCATAGGCCCCTCCCGCAAGTCCACCATTGGCCGGATCCTCCAGGGCGCGCCTCCCAGGGAGCGGGTGGAGGGGACCATTGCCCTCTGCGTCCTGTCCGCGGCGGCGGGGGCCGATCTCGTGCGCGTGCATGACGTTCAAGCGGTGGTCCGGGCCATGCGGGTGGCGGACGCGGTCCTCCGAGGCTGGCGGGATC
- a CDS encoding ASCH domain-containing protein: MYALNFYSPVFAQQLRQGRKTATVRLGDKRDKYREGQVVWVTVGRKFGERQKIFCAVIDRTEYKQIRDLTPREIERENPEFRRHEELLEFLSAIYGRPITLDDWVTVVHFSPIRE, from the coding sequence GTGTACGCGCTCAACTTCTATTCCCCCGTGTTCGCGCAGCAGCTGCGCCAGGGACGCAAGACGGCTACCGTGCGTCTCGGCGACAAGCGGGACAAGTACCGGGAGGGCCAGGTAGTCTGGGTGACCGTGGGACGGAAATTCGGGGAACGACAGAAGATCTTCTGCGCGGTCATCGATCGGACGGAGTACAAGCAGATCCGGGATCTCACCCCCCGGGAGATCGAGCGGGAGAACCCTGAGTTCCGGCGGCACGAGGAACTCCTGGAGTTCCTCTCTGCCATCTACGGTCGGCCCATCACCCTGGACGACTGGGTTACCGTGGTGCACTTCTCCCCCATTCGCGAGTGA
- a CDS encoding isochorismatase family protein produces MERGALIIVDLQNDFCPGGALPVPGGHDIVPVVNALSLHFQEAGCPVIATQDWHPADHISFQTRGGPWPVHCVQGTPGADLHPLLRREPITHVVRKAYRRDEEAYSGFQGTGLAELLRALGVEEVYVCGLAMDVCVNFTALDAARAGFRTILLEDATRPVFPEQLPEKRRAWQEAGVAVRQAQDLLGVSVGG; encoded by the coding sequence ATGGAGCGCGGCGCGCTCATCATCGTGGACCTCCAGAACGATTTCTGCCCTGGGGGAGCGCTCCCCGTGCCCGGCGGACATGACATCGTGCCCGTGGTGAACGCGCTCTCCCTGCACTTCCAGGAGGCAGGTTGCCCCGTCATCGCCACGCAGGACTGGCATCCCGCGGATCACATCTCCTTCCAGACCCGCGGAGGCCCCTGGCCCGTGCACTGCGTGCAGGGGACTCCGGGCGCAGATCTCCATCCGCTCCTCCGTCGGGAGCCCATCACGCACGTGGTCCGGAAGGCGTACCGTCGGGATGAGGAGGCGTACTCGGGCTTCCAGGGAACGGGACTTGCGGAGCTCTTGCGGGCCCTGGGAGTGGAGGAGGTGTACGTCTGCGGGCTCGCCATGGACGTATGTGTGAACTTCACCGCTCTGGACGCGGCGCGGGCGGGATTCCGCACCATCCTTCTGGAGGACGCCACCCGTCCCGTGTTCCCCGAGCAGCTACCGGAGAAGCGCCGGGCGTGGCAGGAGGCCGGGGTGGCGGTGCGGCAGGCACAGGATCTGCTGGGGGTGTCTGTAGGAGGATAG
- a CDS encoding DUF72 domain-containing protein, with translation MEEIRVGCCGLPRGLVEYSRSFPVVEIQQTFYRPPLPKTAARWRAQVPEEFEFTVKAWQLITHPPTSPTYRRLRQPIPAGSQERYGFFAPTQEVRQAWDRTREIAEVLRARIVVFQCPARFTPDPSHLHNLRSFFTRLDRGGIRCAWEVRGAWPTELVAQLCQELDLLHCVDPFVTPPVYGQPRYFRLHGRHGYRSRYTDEDLQILRSMCSGATYVLFNNAYMWEDGLRFQALLQAA, from the coding sequence ATGGAGGAGATCCGGGTCGGCTGCTGCGGGCTTCCCCGCGGGCTGGTGGAGTATTCCCGCAGCTTCCCGGTGGTGGAGATCCAGCAGACCTTCTACCGTCCCCCGCTCCCGAAGACCGCAGCCCGATGGCGGGCGCAGGTACCCGAGGAATTCGAGTTCACCGTGAAGGCGTGGCAGCTGATCACCCATCCACCCACAAGTCCCACGTACCGGCGCCTGCGCCAGCCCATCCCTGCAGGGAGCCAGGAGCGATATGGGTTTTTTGCGCCCACCCAGGAGGTCCGGCAGGCCTGGGATCGAACCCGGGAGATCGCGGAGGTGCTCCGGGCCCGCATCGTGGTGTTCCAGTGCCCGGCCCGGTTTACACCCGATCCGTCGCACCTCCATAACCTGCGGTCCTTCTTCACCCGGCTGGACCGGGGAGGGATCCGGTGTGCGTGGGAAGTGAGGGGGGCGTGGCCTACGGAGCTGGTGGCGCAGCTGTGTCAGGAGCTGGATCTCCTCCACTGCGTGGATCCCTTCGTCACGCCTCCCGTATACGGGCAACCCAGATACTTCCGGCTCCATGGCCGCCACGGATATCGCTCCCGGTACACGGACGAGGACCTCCAGATCCTCCGGAGCATGTGTTCCGGAGCCACCTACGTGCTGTTCAACAACGCGTACATGTGGGAGGATGGCCTCCGGTTCCAGGCCCTCCTGCAGGCCGCCTGA
- the ruvB gene encoding Holliday junction branch migration DNA helicase RuvB — MSRERFAGASVPPEETTFLRSLRPRTLDECVGQSRVREGLRIAIQAARARKEALDHILLHGPPGLGKTTLAHVIAAEMHANLVQASGPALERGGDLMGILTNLEEGDILFIDEIHRLGRAVEELLYPAMEDYCVHFVLDRGVHARTLRYRLRPFTLIGATTRVGMLSAPLRERFGIFFHLDFYTPEELTQVVRRSARILGVEITEEGAAEIARRSRGTPRIANRLLRRVRDFAQIRSDGRITREVAAEALAFEGVDDLGLDALDRDFLRVIAEVYGGGPVGIEAIAASLQEEPDTLVEVVEPYLLKIGFLVRTPAGRRVTPAACAHLGLSLRRSGELL; from the coding sequence GTGAGCCGGGAGCGGTTCGCGGGCGCTAGCGTGCCTCCGGAGGAGACGACGTTCCTGCGCTCCCTCCGGCCCCGCACCCTGGACGAGTGCGTGGGGCAGTCCCGGGTCCGGGAGGGCCTGCGCATCGCCATCCAGGCCGCGCGGGCGCGGAAGGAGGCCCTGGACCACATCCTCCTGCACGGGCCTCCGGGCCTGGGGAAGACCACGCTGGCCCACGTGATCGCCGCGGAGATGCACGCCAACCTCGTGCAGGCCTCCGGTCCGGCCCTGGAGCGGGGTGGGGATCTCATGGGTATTCTCACGAACCTGGAGGAGGGGGACATCCTCTTCATCGATGAGATCCACCGGCTCGGCCGGGCGGTGGAGGAGCTGCTCTACCCCGCCATGGAGGACTACTGCGTGCACTTCGTGCTGGACCGGGGCGTGCATGCCCGCACCCTCCGGTACCGGCTGCGTCCCTTCACCCTCATCGGCGCCACCACCCGGGTTGGGATGCTGAGTGCACCCCTTCGGGAGCGGTTCGGGATCTTCTTCCACCTGGACTTCTACACCCCGGAGGAGCTCACCCAGGTGGTGCGGCGGTCGGCCCGCATCCTCGGGGTAGAGATCACGGAGGAAGGGGCCGCGGAGATCGCCCGCCGTTCGAGGGGTACACCCCGTATCGCGAACCGCCTGCTGCGGCGCGTGCGGGACTTCGCGCAGATCCGCTCGGACGGCCGGATCACCCGGGAGGTGGCCGCGGAGGCCCTCGCCTTCGAGGGCGTGGACGATCTGGGCCTGGATGCCCTGGATCGGGATTTCCTTCGGGTGATCGCGGAGGTGTACGGGGGAGGGCCCGTAGGGATTGAGGCCATCGCCGCCTCGCTCCAGGAGGAGCCGGACACCCTGGTGGAAGTGGTGGAACCCTACCTCCTCAAGATCGGCTTCCTCGTACGTACCCCTGCGGGGCGCCGTGTTACGCCCGCGGCCTGCGCGCACCTGGGGCTCTCCCTTCGGAGGAGCGGAGAGCTTCTGTGA
- a CDS encoding helix-hairpin-helix domain-containing protein, translating into MISYLRGKVLHRMEGGVVVECGGVGYEVVLPAYLADAEMREGAEVALYISYQASPNQPKPMLVGFRTWVEREFFERFITVDGLGPARAVRAMACPVHEIADAIERRDVGFLKRLPGLGARTAEKVIAALHGKMGKFALLRAEVPAAPQEVDFREEVLEILTKQLGHRPGEARRMVEAALRRNPTVRSAEELFQEVYRVQREARS; encoded by the coding sequence ATGATCAGCTACCTGCGGGGAAAGGTCCTGCACCGGATGGAGGGAGGGGTGGTGGTGGAGTGCGGGGGGGTGGGCTACGAGGTGGTACTCCCCGCCTACCTCGCGGATGCGGAGATGCGGGAGGGAGCGGAGGTGGCCCTGTACATCTCGTACCAGGCGAGCCCGAACCAGCCCAAGCCCATGTTGGTGGGATTCCGGACCTGGGTGGAGCGGGAGTTCTTCGAACGGTTCATCACCGTGGATGGCCTTGGCCCTGCCCGGGCGGTCCGGGCCATGGCCTGTCCCGTGCACGAGATCGCGGATGCCATCGAGCGGCGCGACGTGGGCTTTCTCAAACGGCTCCCGGGCCTAGGGGCGCGCACCGCGGAGAAGGTCATCGCGGCCCTGCACGGGAAGATGGGGAAGTTCGCCCTGCTGCGGGCGGAGGTTCCGGCGGCGCCCCAGGAGGTGGACTTCCGGGAGGAGGTGCTGGAGATCCTCACCAAACAGCTCGGACACCGCCCCGGGGAAGCCCGGCGCATGGTGGAGGCAGCCCTCCGCCGCAACCCCACCGTCCGCAGCGCGGAGGAGCTCTTCCAGGAGGTGTACCGGGTGCAGCGGGAGGCTAGGTCGTGA
- a CDS encoding crossover junction endodeoxyribonuclease RuvC: MTVVGFDPGLRATGYAVVRTGEAGPVLVEAGVIRARPDGPLEVRLEEIYTDARALLEEARPEVVVLEDVFSHLRFPRAGLRIGHVLGVLFLAAAHAGVRVASLPPAEVKRAITGNGRAPKAQVQATVCARLGFEGSLPHHAADAIALALALLGRLGERRA; this comes from the coding sequence ATGACCGTGGTGGGGTTCGATCCAGGGCTGCGGGCCACGGGCTACGCGGTGGTCCGGACGGGGGAAGCGGGGCCGGTGCTGGTGGAGGCCGGAGTGATCCGTGCGCGCCCGGACGGGCCCCTGGAGGTACGCCTGGAGGAGATCTATACGGATGCCCGGGCTCTTCTGGAGGAAGCCCGGCCGGAGGTGGTGGTTCTGGAAGATGTCTTCAGCCATCTCCGGTTCCCCCGTGCGGGGCTCCGCATCGGGCACGTGCTGGGGGTGTTGTTCCTGGCAGCCGCGCATGCGGGGGTGCGGGTCGCCTCCCTCCCACCCGCGGAGGTAAAGCGGGCCATTACCGGCAACGGACGAGCCCCAAAGGCTCAGGTGCAGGCCACCGTATGCGCCCGGTTGGGGTTCGAGGGATCCCTCCCGCATCACGCCGCGGATGCCATAGCCCTGGCCCTGGCGCTGCTGGGACGGCTCGGGGAGCGGCGTGCATGA
- a CDS encoding YebC/PmpR family DNA-binding transcriptional regulator, which translates to MAGHSRWHNIRIKKEKMDRVRGKLFSKLTREIIVAAREGGSNPDANPRLRSAIERAREAGMPNENIQRAITRGAGAGGGEHYEEVTYEGYGPGGVAILVRAATDNRNRTAAEIRSVFHRLGGSMAEAGAVAWMFNRKGVIQVDRGRISEDDLLLVALEAGAEDVRPDDGVYEVITAPEDLNRVREALAQAGIEIGRVEITLLPKSTVPLDGPEAERVLRLLEALEELDDVQQVYANFDIPEEILQRVS; encoded by the coding sequence ATGGCGGGACACTCCAGGTGGCACAACATCCGGATCAAGAAGGAGAAGATGGACCGCGTGCGCGGCAAGCTCTTCAGCAAGCTCACGCGGGAGATCATCGTGGCCGCCCGCGAGGGGGGGAGTAACCCGGACGCGAACCCACGGCTGCGCAGCGCCATCGAGCGGGCCCGAGAAGCCGGGATGCCCAACGAGAACATCCAGCGGGCCATCACCCGGGGCGCCGGAGCCGGGGGCGGAGAGCACTATGAGGAGGTCACCTACGAGGGCTACGGGCCGGGAGGGGTGGCCATCCTGGTACGGGCCGCCACGGACAACCGGAACCGTACCGCCGCGGAGATCCGCTCCGTTTTCCACCGCCTGGGGGGCAGCATGGCGGAGGCGGGCGCGGTGGCGTGGATGTTCAACCGGAAGGGCGTCATTCAGGTGGACCGAGGCCGGATCTCCGAGGACGACCTCCTGCTGGTGGCCCTCGAAGCGGGGGCGGAGGACGTCCGGCCGGACGACGGCGTGTACGAGGTGATCACGGCTCCGGAAGACCTGAACCGGGTTCGGGAAGCCCTCGCCCAAGCCGGGATTGAGATCGGCCGGGTGGAGATCACCCTCCTTCCGAAATCCACCGTCCCGCTGGACGGTCCGGAGGCCGAACGCGTTCTACGGCTCCTGGAAGCCTTGGAGGAGCTGGACGACGTCCAGCAGGTCTATGCGAACTTCGACATCCCCGAAGAGATCCTCCAGCGGGTGAGTTAA
- a CDS encoding penicillin-binding protein 1A codes for MGSAALAGLSVALLTGAAALLLAARAALPDVSVLYHPPSQATRIYAANGELIASLYRENRIYVPLSAIPRVLQEAVIAIEDERFYQHRGVDVVGVARALWVNLTRNRILEGGSTITQQLARTLFLTPERTLIRKLHEMLLALEMERHLTKDEILERYLNQVYFGNGAYGVEMAAQVYFNRPVGELGLPEASLLAGLIQAPSRYDPFRNFPAAKRRQEQVLRKMVELDFISPEQAQAALRAPLRLRRAPINAGLVGIRAPYFVSYLLPFLVQRYGEERVYRGGLRVYTTLDVRLQELAQRVIARGVAEARASRVSQGALVALDPRTGHIKAMVGGVNFLRSQFNRAWQARRQPGSAFKPFIYVTALAHGASPEDILLDLPVRYRVPGFGEWQPKNYDRTYWGPLTLRRAVEHSRNVPAVRVLAELGPQAVIETARRMGIRSTLQPNLSLALGTSEVTVLEMASAYATLAANGVYTEPVAITRVTDAAGRVLDEFTPERRLALRPEVAYTMTDILRGVILRGTGRAADIGRPAAGKTGTTDDYRNAWFVGYTPDLAVAVWVGNDDNTPMRKVVGGTVPARLWARFMREALGDRPPVDFARPEGASPAPPAASGEPGSMGGRAGSEESPGHTVKLDLPAAGGLVMSPFEIAGRTTPGSRVRVVVSLEEGAAPVPVRDEWLLAGPDGTFRLTVESPLRFVGARYAIVVTAYSPGGMLATTRVTVTER; via the coding sequence GTGGGCTCTGCCGCGCTCGCCGGTCTCTCCGTGGCGCTTCTTACGGGAGCGGCCGCCCTCCTCCTGGCGGCCCGGGCCGCCCTCCCGGACGTCTCCGTCCTTTATCACCCGCCCAGTCAGGCCACCCGCATCTATGCGGCCAACGGGGAACTGATCGCGAGCCTTTACCGCGAGAACCGCATCTACGTGCCCCTCTCCGCCATCCCCCGGGTCCTACAGGAGGCGGTGATCGCCATCGAGGACGAGCGGTTCTACCAGCACCGGGGCGTGGACGTCGTCGGAGTAGCGCGGGCACTCTGGGTGAACCTCACCCGGAACCGGATCCTGGAGGGCGGGAGCACCATCACCCAGCAGCTGGCACGGACCCTCTTTTTGACCCCCGAGCGTACCCTGATCCGCAAGCTGCACGAGATGCTGCTCGCCCTGGAGATGGAGCGCCACCTCACCAAGGACGAGATCCTCGAGCGCTACCTGAACCAGGTATACTTCGGGAACGGTGCGTACGGCGTGGAGATGGCAGCCCAGGTGTACTTCAACAGGCCCGTGGGAGAACTCGGTCTGCCTGAAGCGAGCCTGTTGGCCGGGTTGATCCAGGCACCGAGCCGCTACGATCCTTTCCGGAACTTCCCAGCTGCAAAGCGCCGGCAGGAGCAGGTGCTGCGCAAGATGGTGGAGCTGGACTTTATCTCCCCGGAGCAGGCGCAGGCCGCCCTGCGGGCTCCCCTGAGGCTTCGCCGCGCCCCGATCAACGCGGGCCTGGTGGGAATCCGGGCTCCGTACTTTGTCTCCTACCTCCTCCCCTTCCTCGTCCAGCGCTACGGGGAGGAGCGGGTGTACAGAGGAGGGCTGCGGGTCTACACCACCCTGGACGTGCGTCTTCAGGAGCTGGCGCAGCGGGTCATCGCGCGGGGCGTGGCGGAAGCCCGAGCAAGCCGGGTCTCCCAGGGAGCCCTTGTAGCCCTGGATCCGCGTACCGGCCACATCAAGGCCATGGTGGGTGGGGTGAACTTCCTCCGGTCGCAGTTCAACCGGGCGTGGCAGGCCCGCCGCCAGCCCGGGAGCGCCTTCAAGCCCTTCATCTACGTCACCGCGCTGGCACACGGAGCTTCCCCGGAAGACATCCTCCTGGATCTGCCCGTCCGATATCGCGTCCCGGGATTCGGCGAGTGGCAGCCGAAGAACTACGATCGGACATACTGGGGTCCCCTCACGCTCCGGCGGGCGGTGGAGCACTCCCGGAACGTGCCCGCGGTCCGGGTGCTGGCGGAGCTGGGGCCACAGGCGGTGATCGAGACTGCCCGCCGCATGGGGATCCGCAGCACCCTTCAGCCCAATCTCTCCCTCGCCCTGGGTACCTCGGAGGTCACCGTGCTGGAGATGGCCTCCGCCTACGCCACCCTGGCGGCCAACGGCGTCTACACCGAGCCCGTGGCCATCACCCGGGTGACGGATGCGGCGGGCCGCGTGCTGGACGAATTCACCCCGGAGCGTCGCCTCGCCCTCCGGCCGGAGGTGGCGTACACCATGACGGACATCCTCCGGGGGGTGATCCTCCGCGGAACCGGCCGGGCGGCCGATATCGGCCGCCCGGCCGCGGGGAAGACGGGGACCACGGACGACTACCGAAACGCCTGGTTCGTGGGCTATACCCCGGACCTCGCGGTGGCGGTGTGGGTGGGCAATGACGACAACACGCCCATGCGCAAGGTGGTGGGAGGGACCGTCCCCGCCCGCCTGTGGGCCCGGTTCATGCGGGAAGCCCTGGGAGACAGGCCCCCGGTCGACTTCGCGCGCCCCGAAGGGGCTTCTCCGGCTCCCCCCGCGGCCTCCGGGGAGCCGGGCTCGATGGGCGGCCGTGCGGGGTCGGAGGAGAGTCCGGGGCACACGGTCAAACTCGACCTCCCCGCCGCGGGGGGACTCGTCATGTCTCCCTTCGAGATCGCGGGGAGGACTACGCCCGGAAGCCGGGTGCGGGTGGTCGTCTCCCTGGAGGAGGGAGCTGCGCCCGTGCCGGTGCGGGACGAGTGGCTCCTGGCCGGGCCCGACGGGACCTTCCGCCTCACCGTAGAGTCCCCCCTGCGGTTTGTGGGAGCCCGGTACGCGATCGTGGTGACCGCCTACAGCCCCGGGGGCATGCTGGCCACGACCCGGGTCACGGTCACGGAGCGGTAG
- a CDS encoding glycosidase translates to MRTVFANPVPPVLCWGLGNSREEADAMNPSAARVVTLSAPRLERHPENPILQPTTHWWECRWVFNPGAAVHRGRVHLLYRAQGEDWISRLGLAILEEDGVRVAYRSPLPVFEPDVNNPWERLGVEDPRITRIADQYYVCYTAASLYPALKPRTYRRPSPFTDAGVPWRTRIAIATTRDFRNFRRRGLAFAQWENKNGALFPVRFEGRYLLLHRIFPDIHLGSSKDLRHWHNYGPILRPRPGMWDSNRVGAGGPPLRTPYGWLLIYHGVDDNRVYRLGAALLDPLNPRRILGRSTDPILEPEEPYEREGLVPNVVFTCGAVFYRGRLMVYYGGADQVVAVASVPKEKVLAWARKVALRSQRDGQD, encoded by the coding sequence GTGCGGACGGTCTTCGCGAACCCCGTGCCTCCCGTGTTATGCTGGGGGCTTGGTAATAGCCGGGAGGAGGCAGACGCCATGAACCCTTCTGCCGCGCGGGTCGTCACCTTGAGCGCTCCCCGCCTGGAGCGCCACCCGGAGAACCCCATCCTCCAGCCCACTACCCACTGGTGGGAGTGCCGGTGGGTGTTCAACCCCGGTGCCGCGGTCCACAGGGGCCGGGTTCACCTCCTGTACCGGGCCCAGGGAGAGGACTGGATCTCCCGGCTCGGGCTGGCCATCCTGGAGGAGGACGGGGTTCGGGTGGCGTACCGGAGCCCCCTCCCGGTGTTCGAACCGGACGTGAACAACCCCTGGGAACGGCTGGGGGTGGAGGATCCCCGGATCACCCGCATCGCGGACCAGTACTACGTGTGCTATACCGCCGCGAGCCTTTACCCCGCCCTTAAGCCCCGCACGTACCGGCGTCCCAGCCCCTTCACGGATGCCGGGGTGCCGTGGCGAACCCGGATCGCCATCGCCACCACCCGGGACTTCCGGAATTTCCGGCGGCGCGGACTCGCCTTCGCGCAGTGGGAGAACAAGAACGGTGCCCTCTTCCCCGTCCGGTTCGAGGGACGGTACTTGCTGCTGCACCGGATCTTCCCGGACATCCACCTGGGATCGAGCAAGGATCTGCGCCACTGGCACAATTACGGGCCCATCCTCCGACCCCGGCCCGGCATGTGGGACAGCAACCGGGTGGGGGCAGGAGGCCCACCGCTCCGGACCCCGTACGGGTGGCTTCTGATCTACCACGGGGTAGACGACAACCGGGTCTACCGGCTCGGCGCGGCCCTGCTGGATCCGCTGAACCCCAGGCGGATCCTGGGACGCTCCACCGACCCCATCCTGGAGCCGGAGGAGCCGTACGAGCGGGAAGGGCTGGTGCCCAACGTGGTCTTCACCTGCGGCGCCGTCTTCTACCGGGGCCGGCTGATGGTGTACTACGGAGGCGCGGATCAGGTGGTGGCCGTGGCCTCCGTGCCGAAGGAGAAGGTCCTGGCCTGGGCCCGGAAAGTGGCCCTCCGATCCCAACGGGACGGTCAGGACTAG
- a CDS encoding glycosyltransferase family 4 protein, giving the protein MRLAVLAPIAWRCPPRHYGGWEQATSTLVEGLVRAGVEVTLFATGDSLTQARLRSVVPRPLMEDPELRRAARGYEILHAVHCLEQAEAFDLVHNHAGSFVVSYAPFVPRPMVTTLHGSGAEPDSALLYRHFRHLPYIAISHAERRLLPELRYVATIHHGVEVERFPYSETPGDFLLFVGRIARVKGVHTTIALARRTRTPLVIGGIVPPEEEEYFVREVEPHLDGKLVRFIGPVTAEERNRLSCQALAFVHLVEYEEAFGLTMIEAMACGLPVIGTRRGAVPEVVAHGRTGFVVEDLEGAVEAVERIREISREACRAWVQEHFSAQRMVQDHLRAYERVLREARPI; this is encoded by the coding sequence ATGCGCTTGGCCGTCCTCGCGCCCATTGCCTGGCGGTGCCCACCCCGGCACTACGGAGGGTGGGAGCAGGCCACCAGTACCCTGGTGGAGGGACTGGTCCGGGCCGGGGTGGAGGTCACCCTGTTCGCCACCGGGGACTCCCTCACCCAGGCACGGCTGAGGAGCGTTGTCCCCCGCCCCCTTATGGAGGATCCGGAGCTCCGACGGGCCGCCCGAGGGTACGAGATCCTCCACGCGGTGCACTGCCTGGAGCAGGCGGAGGCCTTCGACCTCGTGCACAACCACGCGGGCTCCTTTGTGGTCTCCTACGCGCCCTTTGTGCCGCGCCCCATGGTGACCACCCTCCATGGCTCGGGCGCGGAGCCCGATAGCGCCCTCCTCTACCGGCACTTCCGCCACCTGCCCTACATCGCCATCAGCCACGCGGAGCGCCGTCTTCTCCCGGAGCTCCGCTACGTGGCCACCATCCACCATGGAGTGGAGGTGGAGCGTTTCCCTTACAGCGAAACCCCCGGGGACTTCCTGCTCTTCGTGGGACGCATCGCCCGGGTGAAGGGGGTGCACACCACCATCGCCCTCGCGCGCCGCACCCGAACTCCTCTCGTGATCGGGGGAATCGTGCCGCCGGAAGAGGAGGAGTACTTCGTGCGGGAGGTGGAACCCCATCTGGACGGGAAGCTCGTGCGGTTCATCGGCCCCGTGACCGCGGAGGAGCGCAACCGGCTCAGCTGCCAGGCCCTGGCCTTTGTGCACCTCGTGGAGTACGAGGAGGCCTTCGGACTCACCATGATCGAAGCCATGGCCTGTGGCCTCCCGGTGATCGGGACCCGGCGGGGCGCGGTCCCGGAGGTGGTGGCCCACGGCCGCACGGGCTTCGTGGTGGAGGATCTAGAGGGAGCCGTGGAGGCGGTGGAACGGATCCGGGAGATCTCCCGGGAGGCCTGCCGCGCCTGGGTGCAGGAGCACTTCAGCGCCCAGCGGATGGTGCAGGACCACCTCCGAGCCTACGAGCGGGTCCTGCGCGAGGCGCGCCCGATCTAG